The genomic DNA CATCAGATAAATATCCAGATCGTTCAGACCTCGATCGCGAAACGTTTCTCCCAGATCAAACTCCTCGTTTTGGTTGGCATCCCTTAACGTAACCAGTCGATTCCAGGTTAAGGTTGCAGAAATGAAGCTGCCCCCCTGCAAAGGCTTTTCAAATATATAGTCTCGAAAAGCAGGCACGTCTGTGGCGCTCACACGACTCACCTGACCGTAATCCCACCCAATTGCCGGAACAGAGGCATCTGCGCTCCACTGACCAGGACTGAACTGCTTGTAAGCTCGAAATGCGTTGAGGTGTCCTGTGCCCATTTCAGCATCCAGTGGAATTTTGGGATCACGGTAAGCATCCGAATCAAGCCAGTTGCGGTTCATCAGGTCGAGAAATGTGCGAGTCATACCGAGATATTGCCCGTTTCCGCTGTCCTGAACTTTGTCTGCGGAGTTCATCAATACGGCTCGGCTCACTTCCTGCTGACGCGCATTCAGATTCCAATGGGCTTTCTGTTGCGAATCATTATTCCGAATTGCCTGCCGAATGAATCGATCGCCAAGCTCCTGCAGCAGCGCAATCGTTGCCGTAACGTGGGGAGAAGCAAAACTTGTGCCTGTCGCAGCCTCCGCAACTGTGCCATCTGGGGCGATCGTTTCAAGATCATCACCTGGAGCCACTAAAACAACCGATCGTCTGCCACCAACATTTGTTTCTGTCGCAGGATCGCGTCCGATCACCATACGTGGGGTACTGCCAAGACTGAGAAAATCGACTTTTGTAAAAACACCATTGACGGTCATGGAATTAGCGATCGTCATACCGTTAAAGCTATCGGTTGGGATAGGATAGCCACCTCTACCCTGATTACCCGAAATCACGTAAACAACGTTGTGCACTCGCGCTGACCAATCAACACACTGTGTTAACAGCGCATTACCGTCGAGAACAGCCTTCGGACGCGGATCAACTAAAAGCGATTCTCCAAAACTAAAGTTAATCGCTCGAACATCTCCGCCGTTTTGACTCGCTACAGTTTGAGCAGAAAGGCACTCCTCCGGTTGTCCGCTTCGCTGCTCATGTCCCACGGCTGAAGAGTAAAGCGTCGCATTTGGCGCAACACCCGGCAGTGATTTGTCGCGGCTAATCATGATACTGGCAACGCTGGCAGCATGTTTATCAACGTAGTCATTGGCTTCAGCGTGCTTATCCTGATAAAACTGCCTTCCCGTCCGAATCACACGATTATTTGCAGCAGCTTTATCTAGCCCAAACTGCGCCGGACGCCCGACCTCGACTTGCCCGATCGCAATTTTTCGTCCGGTTAAATCATAAGGTGGTTCGTGAAGTCGCTGTGCGTCAATTCCGGCTGCACTAATTGAGTTAATGAATCGGGGATTAATCCGTGCCATCACAGGCAAACTAACGAATACCAGTGCAATTCCGCCAATCCATCCTGTTAAGTGCCTGAGTTGCTGATGCTGCATCGCCTTTTTCATTTATCTTGAATTTAATGGAATGAATTTGTGATGAATTTCCAGCCTGTGAATCAAACAAATTAAATAAACCTGAAAGGACAGGGAACAGGCTTTGTTAAACTGAGTACAAAACAGGACGCAGGAGAGATCCAGGTAGAGCTTATGACCGAAAACACATCCCGCAAACCGATCGTTATTGCACCTTCTATTCTATCGGCAGATTTTAGTCGGCTGGGCGAAGAAATCCAGGCGATCGATCACGCTGGCGCAGATTGGATTCACGTTGATGTCATGGATGGTCGCTTCGTTCCCAATATTACAATCGGTCCCCTAATTGTTGATGCGATTCGCCCTTACACTCAAAAAACGATCGATGTTCACCTGATGATCGTTGAGCCAGAGAAGTATGTGGCTGACTTTGCGAAAGCAGGTGCAGATATTATTTCTGTCCATGCAGAACACAATGCTTCGCCTCACTTGCACCGGACGCTCTGCCAGATCAAAGAATGCGGCAAGCAAGCGGGTGTGGTTCTGAATCCTTCAACGCCGCTCGATTTCATTGAGTATGTGCTGGAGGTCTGTGATCTGGTGCTGATCATGAGTGTTAACCCTGGTTTTGGTGGTCAAAGCTTCATCCCGGCTGTGTTACCTAAGATTCGCCAACTGCGTCAGATGTGTGACGAGCGAGGACTCAACCCTTGGATCGAAGTGGATGGTGGCTTGAAGATTAACAATACCTGGCAAGTTTTGGAAGCAGGAGCCAATGCAATTGTTGCAGGTTCTGCTGTCTTCGGCGCGAAAGATTACGCTCAAGCGATCGAAGGAATTCGGAATAGTAAGCGTCCTGAACCAGAGTTAGCGACTGTATAACATTTACATCTAAAACTCTTGTGAGGTGGGCATCTTGTCCACCTTTTTTAGTCAGAAGTTTTTAGCCAAAAGTAAGTTCTAAAGGCTAATTTCCCATCCTTTAGCAGTTTGCTGAAGTTTAAATTTTTTGCACTCCTTCAAAAAAACAACGTATTTCTTGTTGATGTTTAATTGCTCAAGCACCTGCTTTACTTTCAAGCCATAAGCTTTTTCAAATTGACATTGCAAAGTTGTGACGTGAGCCGTTTTTGTAGAGGTTTTATTTGTTAATTCCTTTAGTGCTTTAGTCAGTGCTTGTTCTAATTCAGCCTTTGTTAGAATTTTGAAGTTATCTAGCGTTTTCTGGGCTTGAGGTTTAGATGAAGCGGGAGCGATCGAAGCGGTTGGATTAGAAACTGGCTCAAACAAAGAGATATAGATCGCGTCCTGCTCCGAAATTTGATGGGTTACAAATACCATTGGGCGATCGAGAAAGATGTCTCTTGCTCTTTTCCCAGGAGCGTGAGTATTGACTAAATCATTAAGGCTAAAATGATGCTCTTCTTTGAGCTTTTTAGAAATACTGGATAGCCGAATCCATTGTTTCTGTTCTGATAATTGCTCTTGCTGAATAATCTTCTTCAGGAGCGGAATAGATTCCTCAACGGATGGAATTTGAGCAGCGAGTTTAGCAAAAAATTCTTTAGTTTGCTCGGTTTCTAAGTTTTTGATTTTGACTCGATCGCCCTGCTTCTGCACAGCATAAACTATTAATCCATGTACCTTAAGCGTGTTGCACAGATGAGTTAAATCTCCGTCCGATGAACAAACGATCACTTCTTTTGCTGTTGGATAATGGAGAAACAGGGAAGAGCCAATGGCAGTCATTTTCATGTCGGCGCTGTTTTTACCAGGCGGAACGTGAATCATTTGATAACCGCGACTGTGTAGCTCTACATCTCTCTTAGCAGTACCACTATGACGCCAGTTAGCAAAAGCAATTTTAATCTGGATCGGATAAGCGCAAACTTTTTGGAGAAACTGTTCTTCTTCAGGCTGTAGCCATAAATTCTCAGCATCTAATAAAAGAATTGTATTGCGCTGAGTACTGGTACTAGATGGCTGAGTAGAAGAATTTATCTGATTAGCAAATTGCTTGGTTGGGCTGATACTGTGAATGAGCTGATGGCAACGATCGCCCAGGCCAGAAATGAGTGGAGAGCTGGAAAAGTCAGGCGTAAAGATTTTGTTTAGGAGAAACTGAGTTTTTGCTTGTAAATCAACTGAATCAACAGCCTTACTGAGTTCTCTGCTGAAGCCCTCAATAAATTGAGCTTTGGTTTCTGCTTTTTCCCAATCGATCGTTCGATATTTTTCCGCTAAGAATTGCGATCGTTGCTTTTGCACAGTCACCACCCACTCATAGAACAGTAAGCCAATTTGCTGGTGTACCGTTTGCTGGTGTACCGTCCTATGTCCCATATCCATGCAGCTTAAGTCCACATCTCAGCCAAAAACAATTAATCTCTGTCTAGAATTCACTGTATTTTATGAAAAATAACAGGGGTAGAGGCACTGTCTCTCTTTCTCTGGCTTACTGGCTTTTCCGCCATACAGGTTCCCTGCTCCCGCATAATGTAAAGAGATGCTTTACATGAGTTCACGATGGCGAGAGATCTGCGCGAATTTCTGAAACTACTGGAAGAGCGGGGACAACTCCGCCGCATTAAGGCCTTGGTTGATCCCAATCTAGAAATTGCCGAAATCAGTAACCGAATGTTGCAGGCCGGGGGACCAGCGCTGTTGTTTGAGAATGTGAAAGGGGCAGATTATCCAGTTGCCGTGAACGTCATGGGTACTGTGGAGCGGGTCTGTTGGGCAATGAATATGGAACGCCCAGAGGAACTGGAAGACCTGGGCAAGAAACTGGCGATTCTATATCAGCCGCGTCCACCAAAGAAAATTTCTCAGGCGATCGAACTGGGTCAGGTGCTTTTTGATGTGGTGAAGGCAAAGCCTGGTCGAGATTTCTTTCCCCCCTGTCAGCAAATCGTTTTGCAGGGTGATGAAGTAGATCTAACAAAGCTGCCGCTGTTGCGCGTCTATGCTGGCGATGCCAATAAGGTGATCACATTGGGCTTAATGATCACCAAAGACCCAGAAACTAAAATTGTGAATGTAGGCGTGTATCGCTTGCAGTTGCAGTCAAAAAATACGATGACGGTGCAGTGGCTCTCAATTCGTGGTGCAACCCGCCATTTACGAAAAGCCGCAGAACGTGGGCAAAAGCTGGAGGTGGCAATTGCTCTGGGTGTTGATCCGTTGCTGATTATGGCAGCCGCAACCCCTTTACCGATCGATCTGTCTGAGTGGCTGTTCGCCGGACTCTATGCAGGTCAGGGCGTAAAATTGGCAAAGTGCAAAACAGTCGATCTGGAAGTTCCAGCAGATTCAGAAATTGTGCTGGAAGGGACAATTACCCCAGGTGATGTAGAGGTGGATGGTCCGGCAGGCGATCACATGGGCTTTTATGGCGGCGTCAACGAAAAGGCTCCTTTGCTGCGGTTTCAGTGTATGACGCATCGCAAAGATCCAATTTATATGACGACGTTTAGCGGTCGTCCGCCGAAAGAAGATGCGATGATGGCGCTCGCTTTGAACCGAATCTATACACCTATCCTGCGGCAGCAAGTCCCAGAAATTGTTGATTTCTTTCTGCCAATGGAAACCCTGAGCTACAAAGCGGCAGTTCTATCGATCGACAAAGCCTATCCTGGTCACGCAAGACGGGCAGCGCTGGCTTTCTGGAGTGCTTTACCGCAGTTCAACTACACCAAATTTGTGATTGTAGTAGACAAAGACATTAATATCCGCGATCCGCGTCAGGTCGTCTGGGCGATTGCCTCTAAGGTTGATCCGGGTCGAGATGTGTTCATTCTGCCGAATACGCCGTTTGATTCGCTTGACTTTGCCACTGAAAAAGCAGGTTTAGGCGGGCGCATGGGCATCGATGCCACAACCAAGATCTACCCTGAAAGCGATCGTGCCTGGAGCGAACCACTTGAATCTGATCCGGACACAGCAACGATGGTCGATCGACGCTGGGCAGAATATGGTTTGGCAGACCTCAATTTGGGTGAAGTCAACCCAAATCTGTTTGGCTATGACATGCACTAGGGGCAATTGAGAAATGGGCAGCAGGTACATCTGGTTTAACAACGCCCAAAAATTCAGTGGCGAATCAATTGATGAAACCAGTGATTAAACCAGCGATTTGCTTGTTTCTCCAGATAATAAAACGGGCTGATTAACCCACCCCAAAAAAACGCCGTTTCGCAGGCTAATCCCAAGTTAGAAAAGGCTCGATCGCGGTATTTCACTAAATGCCAGATCAGCCGCTTTAAGCTACCCAAAAAATTCCTGATTAAGACGATCGGTCTCTGCCAGGGTTTTGTAATAATCATCCGAATTTCACAAGTACAAAGCCCATAAATTCGAGCAATCTTAGTTAAATAAGACTTCTCCATTCTCCAAGCAGGAATGAGATGCTCAATTTTCATTTCTGGGTTGTGCCAAATCTCCCATCCATGCTTGTGCAAATGCAGGGAAATTTCGTAGTCATGCCCACCTCGATGCGCCCGAGTAAAGCGATCGGGTAGGCTCTCTATCCAAGCTTGTTTCCGCACAACTAAACCTGCACCGGGAGGCAATCTTAAATGTTCTGGCTCGTAAAGCTTAGGCTGACGAGAAAACTCTCGAATCACTAAAAAAAGCTTTGCTCTCTCAAATTCTGGAGGAGGCTCAACTTCATATTTGCCGCGAATTTGCCCCCCGAATGCTCCGGCTTTGGGATGTGCTAAACCAAATTGATAGGCAGCAGCAACCCAACTCGAATCAGGCAAATTGTCATCATCTAGAAAACCAACAAACTGTCCGTTTGCTTCTTTGATGGCTCTCTGTCGGGCATAGGCAGAGCCTTGAGTCGATTCATTGCAGTAGCGTAACGGCGTTTGCGGTAGCCAATTTTGCTGAAATGCTTCTACAATTTTTGCAGTTTCATCAGTGCTGTTGTTATCAACAACAATAACTTCCCAGCTTAGAAAATCAATTTGAGTTTGCGATCGCAATTTCTCTAATACGAACTGCAAAGTTTTTGCGCCATTGTAAGTTGGAATTGCAACGGTAAATTGAATATCCATAATCAACCGTAGATGAATGCTGACAGGTTCACTTTCAATAGAATAAGCGCCAATGAATTACTGCTTTTGCAAATACCCTTTCTTCCAAAGATAAAAAGGACTGACTAAGCTATTCCAGATCAGTTCTCGCTCGCAGGCAGCAGCTAGATTTGATTGAACTCGCCAGCCATATTTGAGAAGGTGTATAAGAATTTTTCGTAAATCATTTACGAGATATACAACAAACGCTAAGCTTCGCTGTGAAGGTTGGATGCCTGCCATCCGAGTGACAAAACGGCTCAAGCCAATCCCGCGAAAGAATGGAATGAGATAAGCTGCTTCCAATCTCCAAGCAGGAATGATGTGAGTAATTTTCATCTCCGGGTTGTACCAAATTTCCCAACCCGATCGCTGAATATGTGCCAGCACTTCCAGATCTTCTCCGGTCAACATATTGCCTTCTACCCTGCCCCCCAACGTGGTTACGGCAGGCACACTCAACATCCAGGCTTGTTTTCGTACCACTAGCCCCGCTGAGGGAGGCAGAGTTTTTTGCTGAGGCTCATAGCGCAACGGTTGAGAGCCGCGATCGGTCAGTGCCAAAAATGGCAACAGAGGTTTTAATTCGGGAGAGGGCGCAACCTCAAACTCACCCTGAATTTGGCTGCCATAAGCTCCGGCTCGGCTATGAGCTTGGGCAAACCGATAAGCCGCCGTAACCCAATTGCTATCTGGCAGGTTGTCGTCATCCAGGAAGCCAATTAACTCACTCGCTGCTTCAGAAAGAGCACGTTTTCGGGCATAAGCCGCTCCCTGTTGAAGTTCGAGGCAGTAGCGCAAAGGACAGGGAAAATTGGACTGAAAGGCTGTAACGATTTGAGAAGTTCGATCGTGGCTGTTGTTGTCAACCACAATCACTTCCCAAGAAAAATCAGTTGGGATAATTTGCGATCGAAGTCGCTCCAAAACCGCCGGTAAACGCTGTTCCCCGTTATAGGTGGGAATTGCTACGGTAAAATCAACCACGCCTTGCCCCTGATAGACTGTGCGACTGAGCTTAGAGTGCCCGATTTGCCTGTTCTGTTCCCATAGAAGACAGCAAAAGTAGAAGACAGCAAAAGTTCTGGGGCGATCGGGGCAGTTGGCAACAGAATCTTGCCTTGATGTTTGACTTAACGATCGCTGAGGAAACAACCTGATACTTAACAAACTGTTACCGTTTCTCAGCTCTCTAAGCTTGCGATATTGTCATAGCTGTGCTCTGTCAAGCCTCTATTTCCTGATTTATGCGGCTGGATGAGGAAAACTATTACAAAATGTTGCGATGTGCCTAAGAAGGTGAGCTCAATGCCGGAAAATAAATCGGGAAGATGACTGAGACACAACCATTGAGTCCAACTTATATTTCCGAGAAAGTCAGTAGGTTAGTTTGAGATAAATTAACCTGTGCAAAAAGTTCTGAGTAATATTTAGAGCTTGATGCAGGTACATTCTTCAGAAACGGTTGTACTTCGGCTTGTACTTCAGACATTTTTATAGATGCACGCCAGTTTAAACATCTCTGGTTACATTTTGCTTTTCGGAGGAATCCATCGATGAGTATTGTCACGAAGTCAATCGTGAATGCCGACGCTGAGGCTCGTTACCTTAGCCCTGGTGAACTGGATCAGATCCGTGGTTTCGTTACATCTGGTGAGCGCCGTCTGCGGATTGCTCAAGTGCTGACCGACTCCCGCGAGCGTATTGTGAAGCAAGCAGGCGATCAACTGTTCCAGAAGCGTCCTGACGTTGTTTCCCCCGGTGGCAACGCTTATGGCGAAGAAATGACTGCTACTTGCCTGCGTGATCTCGACTACTACCTGCGCCTTGTGACCTACGGTGTGGTATCTGGCGACATTACCCCTATCGAAGAAATCGGTATCGTTGGCGTTCGTGAGATGTACAAGTCTCTGGGCACCCCCATCGATGCAGTTGTCGAAGGTGTACGTGGCTTGAAGAGCGCGGCTCAGTCTCTGCTGTCTGGCGAAGACGCTGCTGAAGCAGGCTCTTACTTCGATTATGTTATCGGTGCAATGAGCTAATTGAGATCTGAGTCCATCAGTCTCTTAGTCATCCTGCAATTCTTTAGACTCCTAGAGATCACGTTTTAAGGAAGCGAAATCATGCAAGACGCAATTACCTCTGTAATTAACTCTGCTGACGTTCAGGGTAAATACCTGGACACGGCTGCTCTCGAAAAGCTCAAGAGTTATTTTTCGACTGGTGAACTGCGCGTTCGTGCAGCAACCACCATCAGTGCAAATGCTGCTGCGATCGTTAAAGAAGCAGTTGCAAAGTCCTTGCTGTACTCTGATATCACCCGTCCCGGTGGTAACATGTACACCACCCGTCGCTATGCTGCCTGCATCCGCGACCTCGACTACTACCTCCGCTATGCGACCTACGCAATGCTGGCTGGCGACCCCTCCATCCTTGATGAGCGGGTTCTGAACGGTCTGAAGGAAACCTACAACTCTCTGGGTGTACCCATCTCTGCTACCGTACAAGCAATCCAGGCAATGAAAGAAGTTACCGCTAGCCTGGTTGGTGCTGATGCTGGTAAGGAAATGGGCGTTTACTTCGACTACATTAGCTCTGGTTTGAGCTAGTTCTGAGTCCTGAGCATGGGGTTATTGGTTCTGCTTGCAGAATCCTAAAACTCATCTCTGAGAACTCATAACTCGAATTTCCTAGAGGTCTGGGAAGTCTGGAGTGAGTGTTAGATAGTCAAGGGCGGCTTTAAGGGCAAGCTGTGACAGTCTAAGATTGATTCTGGACTCCCAGACTTTGAGTAAGTATCGGGTTACGTAACTTTAGAAAAATGTTTTCGCCTACGCAGGAGAGGTTGACAATTATGCGGATGTTTAAAATTACTGCCTGTGTTCCCAGTCAAACCCGGATTCGTACTCAACGGGAACTGCAAAACACCTATTTCACCAAGCTTGTTCCTTATGACAACTGGTTCAAAGAACAACAGCGCATCATGAAAATGGGTGGCAAAATCCTCAAGGTGGAATTGGCAACGGGTAAGCAAGGCGCAAACGCAGGTTTGTCGTAACTGCCTTAAAAAAATTTGAGCTTCGTTTGAAGACGTTGCATGTATTGAGAGGGGTCAGAGTTGACCTCTTTCTTTTTGCTAAACGAACTTTCTAGCACATAAACAACCTATAAGGTCAGGTTTTGCGGCGATCGCTTCGATAATTTCGTTTCCACAAAATCCGACCCAACATTCAGATATCTTTTCTCCTAAAAATCTACTTTGCTTGAGTCAATTTGCGCTAATCTGATACGCACTTCAACTTGTTGGCGCTGACACTTGAGTAAGATAGGCTGTGATCGTTGTGAAGCTTCGACATCTCATTCCATTTTTTGATACCTCTACCCAAGATTGGGGACAGGAAGCCCGACTGCTCCGCTGGCTCACGTTCCTCTGGATGTTTGTCGGCTTAGTGGTCATGTTTTCCGCTTCCTATGCGGTTGCAGATGCGACAATAGGTGACGGTTTGTATTACACCAAAGTGCAAATCCTATGGATCTGCCTTGGCATGATTGGTTTTAATTTCATTGTGCATTCGCCATTACGATCGATGCTGCGAATCGCTGATTGGGGAATGCTGATGCTGCTAGGGCTAATCTTGATTACACTCTTGCCAGGGTTAGGAACAACCGTCAATGGGGCAACGCGATGGCTCGTGATTGGTCCCGTTGGAATTCAGCCCTCCGAACTCATCAAGCCTTTCTTGGTGTTGCAAAGTGCCCGAATTTTTGGACAGTGGGAGCGGCTGAGTTGGGCAGTACGACTGAGTTGGGTGGGCATTTTTGTCGTCACGATCGCCGCAATTTTGCTTCAGCCCAACCTTAGTACGGCGGCGCTGTGTGGCATGATGCTCTGGCTAATTGCGCTGGCTGGTAGCTTGCCTTATCTTTATTTGGGCAGCGCAGCAGGGCTAGGATTGGTTGCAGCGGTGGTGAGTGTTAGCCTCAAGTCCTATCAGCGGCGACGTTTAATCTCATTTCTCAATCCTTGGGCAGATCCGCGTGAAGATGGCTATCAGTTGATTCAGAGCCTTCTGGCGATCGGATCAGGGGGCATTTTTGGAACTGGATTTGGGCTCTCACAACAGAAATTGTTTTATCTGCCGATCCAATACACTGACTTTATTTTTGCCGTCTTTGCCGAAGAGTTTGGCTTGCTAGGCTGCTTGCTGTTGTTTGTGATGCTAACCGCTTATGCAACGCTAGCTCTACGAGTTGCCCTGAAAGCAAAAAATCGGGTTCACCAGTTAATTGCCGTGGGCGTGATGATTCTCATGGTCGGTCAATCGTTGTTGAACATTGGCGTTGCTACAGGTGCACTACCAACAACAGGATTGCCGCTTCCCTTGTTTAGCTACGGTGGTAGTTCTATGATTGCGAGTCTGTTGGCCGCCGGACTAATGATTCGAGTAGCGCGAGAAAGCAGTGAAGCCGCTGTTGTCTCCCTCGATCGACGGCAGCCTGCTCCTGAATCTTAAAGTCACGCTGATTTGCTCGTTCTAGGACGGCGGGGACGATCGCATCAGCGAATTGTTTTTAGGAAGTGTGAGTAACTACGTGCTGCACCATGCTCCCTGTCAGGTACTAGTTGTTCAAGGTAAGAAGCCGTAGTTTAATTTCCTGATTATTGAAGCGTTAAAAGGCGGGATTCCGACAGGCGATCGAGCCAGCCTTCCAGATAAGCGCGATTAGCTTGTTGTTCTTCTGGATTGGTTGTGTCTTTGGGGTAGGGCATTAGTCCCAGGATTGCAGCTGTTGTAACGCAAAACATAGACTTCTGGAAACTAAGGCAGATTTTGACACGCATATCATCTTCGCCGCGCAACCCATACAGATAGACCTGCCGCAAATAGTCTGGAATGTAGTGACTCATATCCTGCATCAGCAGTGTTGGCGGAATCCCTGGTCCCCCGATCGGTAATGGGTCTGCAAAGAGTGCACCATAGTTAAAGTCTGCTTGCTCAGACGAGATTTGTCGGGCTTGAGCGTTGTAAGAAACGGTGCCGAAGAAGGGGAAGGAACGGAAAAAGACGGCTTCAATGTAGGGAACTGCCGTATCCTTGAGAAACGTTAATCCAACCGACTGAGGAATAATTTCATACCGGTCGCCATGGATTTCTACAGCATAGGTAATCGGTTTTGAGGCAGCAGCCACTAACTCATCCAAAATGTGCTGGACAACATCGGGAATCGTTTCAATTTCCCCTGCATCATAGCGATCGGAGAGCGTCAGAAACATGCGGCTCATCACATTCCAGAACTGCCCTAAAGCACTATAGTAAGCCAGCATCCTTACCTGCTCTGGGAGAAACCCAGGACAGAGACGATTGAGACCCTGCATCATTGGATTACCGCGCAGTTTTACCTGAAGTATTGCCGTGACGCGCTGTAAAAACTCCTCACTATCCAAATAATTATCCAGCCCTTCTGCGCCATGCCAGAACATTGCCTTCATGCAGTATTCGGCGAACTCGTAGTTGATCCGATCGTGCCACCAATGCTTCAGCAACTTCTGCAGCGTCACTTCTCCATTGAAGTACTTAAAGAAGGGGAAAAGCACTAAAAACTGGTGTTCTGCAATGTAAGTCAGATTGCGCTGATAAGCATCAAGAACAATGCCGTAGCTCTTGAGAATGCCTACCACTTCCATCACGTTTTCAGGAGAATCAGGCAAGAGTGCCCCACCCGATTCAAGCCGCTGAATCAAGTCAGCAAGAGGATGTGTGCTAGAGGAGGAAACCAGAGTAACCATCGCTTTACTACCAAGATACAGGGAGGAACATGAAGCGGGATAAAGGGACTATCAAGCAATTAGCTAGCCGCTGGCATCTCGCCAGAGACAGAGGGCACTACGATCGCCGTTGGGGTATCAACCTCTTGTCCAGGATCCACTGTTGAGACAGGCGCGACTGGAATTGCCCAAATCATCGTCGTGCGATTCGGGCTATCAATGCCTAATGAGCTTGTCACTTGATGACTCCAGTAAACAATCCAGTTAGGTTGAAGTCCGAGGAATACAATCAAAATAGCCACGATTGTTGCAGGAATGCGGTCTTGCCAACGGACTCTGGGTAGATTCGCTAATGTATCAGGCAAGCGACCAAAAAAGACTTTGTTGATCAAAATCAGGAAATAGACTGCTGTTAATCCAGTACCAACCATACAAAGCAGGGTCTGCACTGGAA from Trichocoleus sp. includes the following:
- a CDS encoding phycobilisome linker polypeptide; translated protein: MRMFKITACVPSQTRIRTQRELQNTYFTKLVPYDNWFKEQQRIMKMGGKILKVELATGKQGANAGLS
- a CDS encoding FtsW/RodA/SpoVE family cell cycle protein, with translation MKLRHLIPFFDTSTQDWGQEARLLRWLTFLWMFVGLVVMFSASYAVADATIGDGLYYTKVQILWICLGMIGFNFIVHSPLRSMLRIADWGMLMLLGLILITLLPGLGTTVNGATRWLVIGPVGIQPSELIKPFLVLQSARIFGQWERLSWAVRLSWVGIFVVTIAAILLQPNLSTAALCGMMLWLIALAGSLPYLYLGSAAGLGLVAAVVSVSLKSYQRRRLISFLNPWADPREDGYQLIQSLLAIGSGGIFGTGFGLSQQKLFYLPIQYTDFIFAVFAEEFGLLGCLLLFVMLTAYATLALRVALKAKNRVHQLIAVGVMILMVGQSLLNIGVATGALPTTGLPLPLFSYGGSSMIASLLAAGLMIRVARESSEAAVVSLDRRQPAPES
- a CDS encoding CO2 hydration protein, giving the protein MVTLVSSSSTHPLADLIQRLESGGALLPDSPENVMEVVGILKSYGIVLDAYQRNLTYIAEHQFLVLFPFFKYFNGEVTLQKLLKHWWHDRINYEFAEYCMKAMFWHGAEGLDNYLDSEEFLQRVTAILQVKLRGNPMMQGLNRLCPGFLPEQVRMLAYYSALGQFWNVMSRMFLTLSDRYDAGEIETIPDVVQHILDELVAAASKPITYAVEIHGDRYEIIPQSVGLTFLKDTAVPYIEAVFFRSFPFFGTVSYNAQARQISSEQADFNYGALFADPLPIGGPGIPPTLLMQDMSHYIPDYLRQVYLYGLRGEDDMRVKICLSFQKSMFCVTTAAILGLMPYPKDTTNPEEQQANRAYLEGWLDRLSESRLLTLQ